The DNA window ACCCGGTACAGCCGCCGGGCCCAGCCGGGCAAGGTGTCGAACGCGACCGCGGACAGCACCACCCAGGCCGGCAGCGCGGGAGTGAGCAGCCGGACCTGGTTCGGCATCGGCGGGACGAGCAGGAACCGGGCGACCTGACGGGCCTCCTGGCCCGCCGCGAGCTCTGGCCGCATCCGGTCGAAGTACTCCCCCAACGCGGCCCGGTCGGCCGGCACGTCCTTGGGGTCCAGCCCGACCAGCCAGGCGTTGGCCGCCTGCTCGGCCAGGTAGGCGTCGGCATCGACCCTCGGCCCGCCGGAGCGCAGGGCCACGTCCAGGAACGACTCGACCTCGCAGCAGTGCACCCAGCGCAGCAGGTGCGGGTCGTCGACCTCGAGGCGGGCGTGCATCAACCGGATCCGCTCGGCGGCGGCCCGGGCCTGCGGAGCCGAGCCGAAAGTGGTCACCCCGACGAACTCGGCAGTACGGATCAGCCTGCCCCACGGGTCCGCGCGGTAGTCGGAGGCGCCGAACACCCCGCGCAGCGCCGCCGGGTGCAGGGCCTGCAGGTACAGGGCGCGGACTCCGCCGATCCAGGCCACGGGATGGCCGTGGATCGCCCAGGTCGCGCTGCCCGGCCCGTACAGCCCAGCGTCGCCCGGGGCCTGTCTGGTCGCGCTGTCCATCCGCCCAGTGTTGCCCACGCGGCACCGCGAAGTGCCACCGGACAGCTGACGGATCGTCAGAAAGCGTGGTGCGCCTGGTGGTGCTACGGGACGAGCATCTCCGGGGTCAGATTGGCCTCAGTGTCCGGGATCCCGAGTTCGGAGGCCCGCTTGTCGGCCATGGCCAGCAGGCGCCGGATCCGTCCGGCGATGGCGTCCTTGGTCAGCGGCGGGTCGGACAGCGCACCGAGTTCCTCGAGGCTGGCCTGCTTGTGCTCCACCCGCAGCTTCCCCGCGGCGGCCAGGTGGTCCGGAACCTCGTCGCGCAGGATCTCCAACGCGCGGGCCACCCGGGCGCCGGCGGCTACCGCCGCGCGGGCCGAGCGCCGCAGGTTCGCGTCGTCGAAGTTTGCCAGCCGGTTCGCGGTCGCCCGGACCTCGCGGCGCAGCCGCCGCTCCTCCCAGGCCAACACGCTCTGGTGGGCCCCGAGGCGGGTCAGCAGCGCGCCGATCGCGTCGCCGTCCTTGACGACCACCCGGTCGACCCCGCGGACCTCACGGGCCTTTGCCGCCACGCCCATCCGGCGAGCCGCCCCGACCAGGGCCAATGCCGCTTCCGGGCCGGGACAGGTGATCTCCATCGCCGAGGAGCGGCCCGGTTCGGTCAGCGAACCGTGGGCCAGGAACGCACCTCGCCAGGCAGCCTCGGCATCGCACAGCGAACCCGAGACGACCTGCGGCGGCAACCCCCGGACCGGGCGGCCGCGGCCGTCGACCAGGCCGGTCTGGCGAGCCAGGGCCTCGCCGGCCGCGACGACCCGGACAACCCACCGGCTGCCCCGCCGAAGACCCCCCGGGGCCATCACCGCCACCTCCGAGGGGTGGCCGAATATCTCGGCGATGTCCTTTCGCAATCGCCGAGCAGCGGATCCCGTGTCGAGCTCCGCCTCGACCACAATCCGCCCGCCGACCAGGTGCAGTCCCCCTGCGAACCGCAGCGTCGAAGACACTTCTGCCTTACGACAACAGGGTTTCGTCACCGCCAGTCGGCTCAGCTCGTCCTTGACCGACGAGGTCATCGCCATGTCTCGACCCTAGCGAAGGATCGGGGAGCAGAATACGTGGGCGGAACAATTCCGAACCACGGCTGCACTTCGACGCAGCCCCCCCGGGAAGCCGACAGGACACACACGGGAATCAGCGGCATGTTCGAATCCTGCCACGAGCGAAGATGCTGCGGTACGCGAGTGCGAGACGTCTTGGATCGTGACGTGCCACACCATCGCCCACACCGACCGGTTCGAGCACCAGTTCCGCCCCGAATGCGGCGACCGCCTTGGCCAGTCCGGGCACGTCGGTGACCGACTCGGGATCGGCGAGGACCACGTCCAGCCACAGGTCAGGGGCGTGTCCGGCCAGCACCTCGAGGTAGGTGTGCGGTGAGAACCCAGTGGTTTCCCCTTGCTGGGGAGCCAGATTCAAGGTCAACAACCGGGCCGCGGAAGTTTCCGTCAACGCCTTCGCAAGTTCCGGGACCAACAGGTGCGGGAGCACGCTCGTGAACCAGGAACCGGGGCCGAGCACAACCCAGTCCGCCTCGCGGACGGCAGTCACGGCCTCCGGGCAGGCCGGCGGGTCCGCCGGTTCCAGCCCGAGCACGACCACCTGGCCGCGGGTGGTCGCGACCGCGACCTGGCCCCGGACCTCCGCCACCCGGGTCGGGTCGTCCGGGTCCAGCCCGGCGACCTCGGCGACGATGTCCAACGGCACCGCGGCCATCGGCAGCACCCGGCCGCGGGCCCCGAGCAGCCGTCCGACCCAGTCCAGGCCGGCCACGGTGTCTCCGAGCAGGTCCCACAGCGCGACGATCAGCACGTTGCCGACGACGTGGTTGTGCAGGTCCCCGGCCGGGCCGAACCGGTGCTGCACGACCTTGCTCCAGGTCGCGCCCCACTCGTCGTCGCCGCACAACGCCGCGAGCGCCATCCGCAGGTCGCCCGGCGGCAGCACCCCGAGGTCGCGCCGCAGCCGCCCGCTGGAGCCGCCGTCGTCGGCCACGGTGACCACCGCGGTCAGTTGCTCGGTCACCTGCCGCAGCGCGGTCAGCGAGGCGGCCAGCCCGTGGCCACCGCCCAGCGCGACCACCCGCGGTCCGGCGGCGCGCCTGTCGTCCTGGCTCACCGGCATGCCTCCGCACGCCCGCGCGAGCTCGACGGTGGCGGGCACTGCGACATCGACTCACTCGCAAGCTCGCTCACCGGCACGCCCCCGCACGCCCGCGCGAGCTCGACGGTGGCGGGCGCCGCGACATCGATTCACTCGCAAGCTCGCTCACCGCCGTGCCTCCGTACTCCCGTGCGAGCTCGACGGTGGCGGGCACTGCGACATCGACTCACTCGCAAGCTCGCTCATTCGCGGCCCACGTCACGGTGCACGATCCGGACCGAAGCCCCGGTGTCCGCGATCTGCGGACCGATCTGCTCGGACATGGCGACGCTGCGGTGCTTCCCGCCGGTGCACCCGACCGACAACGTCACGTACCGCTTGCCCTCGCGCCGGTAGCCCTCCAGCACCGGACGCAGCAGCGCCAGGTAGCCGTCGAGGAACTCCTTGGCCCCGGGCCGGCTCAGCACGTAATCGCTGACCTCCGGGTCCAGGCCGGTGCGGTCCCGCAGCGCCGGCACCCAGTGCGGGTTGGGCAGGAAGCGGCAGTCGACGACGAGGTCCGAGTCGACCGGCAGGCCGTACTTGTAGCCGAACGACAGCACGGTCACCGACAGCGGCGGTTCGACCGCGCCCGAGAAGACCTCGTCGATCCGCTCCCGGAGCTGGTGCACGTTCAGCAGGGTGGTGTCGATGACATGGTCGGCCCGGCCGCGCAGGTCGCGCAGCAGGGCCCGCTCGGCGGCGATACCATCAGTCAGCCGACCGTCCTCCTGCAACGGGTGCGGCCGCCGGACGCTCTCGAACCGGCGCACCAACGCACCGTCAGACGCCTCCAGGAAAAGCACCCGGAGCACAACCGCCCGGGCCTCGAGCTCGACCAGGGCATCCCGCAGCGAGTCGAAGAACGCCCCGGAGCGCACGTCGACGACGGCGGCGATGTTCGGCACCCCGCCCTTGCTGCGCACCCCGAGTTCCACGAGCCTGGGCAGCAGAGCCGGCGGCAGGTTGTCGACCACGAACCAGCCGCGGTCCTCCAGCGCGTTGGCCGCGGT is part of the Sporichthyaceae bacterium genome and encodes:
- a CDS encoding oxygenase MpaB family protein, which translates into the protein MDSATRQAPGDAGLYGPGSATWAIHGHPVAWIGGVRALYLQALHPAALRGVFGASDYRADPWGRLIRTAEFVGVTTFGSAPQARAAAERIRLMHARLEVDDPHLLRWVHCCEVESFLDVALRSGGPRVDADAYLAEQAANAWLVGLDPKDVPADRAALGEYFDRMRPELAAGQEARQVARFLLVPPMPNQVRLLTPALPAWVVLSAVAFDTLPGWARRLYRVPRPPGADLSVGLLLRTLRGAVDLLPEQVRQGPHQRAAVARLAGQ
- the whiA gene encoding DNA-binding protein WhiA translates to MAMTSSVKDELSRLAVTKPCCRKAEVSSTLRFAGGLHLVGGRIVVEAELDTGSAARRLRKDIAEIFGHPSEVAVMAPGGLRRGSRWVVRVVAAGEALARQTGLVDGRGRPVRGLPPQVVSGSLCDAEAAWRGAFLAHGSLTEPGRSSAMEITCPGPEAALALVGAARRMGVAAKAREVRGVDRVVVKDGDAIGALLTRLGAHQSVLAWEERRLRREVRATANRLANFDDANLRRSARAAVAAGARVARALEILRDEVPDHLAAAGKLRVEHKQASLEELGALSDPPLTKDAIAGRIRRLLAMADKRASELGIPDTEANLTPEMLVP
- the yvcK gene encoding uridine diphosphate-N-acetylglucosamine-binding protein YvcK → MSQDDRRAAGPRVVALGGGHGLAASLTALRQVTEQLTAVVTVADDGGSSGRLRRDLGVLPPGDLRMALAALCGDDEWGATWSKVVQHRFGPAGDLHNHVVGNVLIVALWDLLGDTVAGLDWVGRLLGARGRVLPMAAVPLDIVAEVAGLDPDDPTRVAEVRGQVAVATTRGQVVVLGLEPADPPACPEAVTAVREADWVVLGPGSWFTSVLPHLLVPELAKALTETSAARLLTLNLAPQQGETTGFSPHTYLEVLAGHAPDLWLDVVLADPESVTDVPGLAKAVAAFGAELVLEPVGVGDGVARHDPRRLALAYRSIFARGRIRTCR
- the rapZ gene encoding RNase adapter RapZ, which gives rise to MSNAPETDAAGGPPPDAPISLTIITGMSGAGRSTAANALEDRGWFVVDNLPPALLPRLVELGVRSKGGVPNIAAVVDVRSGAFFDSLRDALVELEARAVVLRVLFLEASDGALVRRFESVRRPHPLQEDGRLTDGIAAERALLRDLRGRADHVIDTTLLNVHQLRERIDEVFSGAVEPPLSVTVLSFGYKYGLPVDSDLVVDCRFLPNPHWVPALRDRTGLDPEVSDYVLSRPGAKEFLDGYLALLRPVLEGYRREGKRYVTLSVGCTGGKHRSVAMSEQIGPQIADTGASVRIVHRDVGRE